A region from the Gossypium hirsutum isolate 1008001.06 chromosome A08, Gossypium_hirsutum_v2.1, whole genome shotgun sequence genome encodes:
- the LOC121204509 gene encoding meiotic recombination protein SPO11-2, with the protein MDDLSKSDMKFFSDQQHCFADILLPHEVPARIQVVVLNFLKILSSPDPAISDLPLINRKSSNSRVSEGILTDVSWIFLSHSFCSRSLMKANATKAFIRVWKVMEMCFEILIQDKRVTQRELFYKLLCDSPHYFSSQLQVNRTIQDVVALLRCSRYSLGIMASRKGLVAGRILLQEPNQEAVDCSACGSSGYAISGDLNLLESLSMKTDARYIVVVEKHAIFQRLAEDNVFNQIPSILLTAKGYPDIATRFLLHRMSRAFPDLPILALVDWNPAGLAILSTYKFGSIGMGLEAYRYACNVKWLGLRGDDLQLIPQQSLAPLKPRDLQIARSLISSTILRDNYRQELAVMMQSGQGAEIEALYFNGYDYLVKYLAKKIVQANYI; encoded by the exons atggacGATCTCAGCAAATCCGACATGAAATTCTTCTCCGATCAACAGCACTGTTTCGCAGACATCCTCCTTCCTCATGAG GTTCCAGCCAGAATCCAAGTCGTTGTCCTCAATTTCCTCAAGATCTTGAGCTCTCCTGATCCGGCAATCTCCGATCTCCCTCTG ATCAATAGGAAGTCGAGTAATAGTAGAGTGAGTGAAGGGATCTTGACTGATGTTTCGTGGATTTTTCTGTCTCACTCTTTTTGTTCAAGATCATTGATGAAAGCCAACGCTACTAAGGCCTTTATTAGAG TGTGGAAGGTTATGGAAATGTGCTTTGAAATCCTAATTCAAGATAAGCGAGTTACGCAGAGGGAACTATTTTACAAGTTGCTTTGTGATTCACCCCATTACTTCTCATCTCAATTGCAGGTCAATAGGACAATCCAAG ATGTTGTAGCATTGCTTCGGTGCAGCCGTTACAGTCTAGGAATCATGGCATCTAGAAAAGGACTTGTTGCTGGGCGCATCTTACTTCAG GAGCCAAACCAAGAGGCTGTTGATTGCTCTGCTTGTGGCTCTTCTGGATACGCAATTTCAGGTGACCTGAATTTGTTAGAGAGCTTGAGTATGAAGACGGATGCCCGGTATATTGTTGTAGTAGAAAAG CACGCAATATTCCAGCGATTGGCTGAGGATAATGTATTTAACCAGATTCCAAGCATTCTTCTAACAGCAAAAGGCTACCCTGATATAGCCACAAG ATTTCTTCTTCACCGAATGAGTCGGGCTTTTCCAGATTTGCCAATTTTAGCGCTGGTTGACTG GAACCCAGCTGGATTAGCAATATTGAGTACCTACAAGTTTGGAAGCATAGGGATGGGCCTAGAGGCATATAGATATG CTTGCAACGTGAAGTGGCTGGGACTGCGAGGGGATGATCTCCAACTGATACCTCAACAGTCTTTAGCTCCACTAAAGCCACGGGACCTCCAAATTGCGAGAAGCTTGATTTCCTCTACAATCTTGAGG GATAATTATCGGCAAGAGTTGGCAGTAATGATGCAGAGTGGTCAGGGAGCAGAGATCGAAGCTCTATATTTTAACGGATACGATTATTTAGTTAAGTATTTAGCAAAGAAAATTGTACAAGCCAATTACATCTGA